Proteins encoded by one window of Planktothrix tepida PCC 9214:
- a CDS encoding Uma2 family endonuclease: MIQTTTPKLTLEEFLQQPETKPAQEFINGQIRPKPMPQGEHSLIQGKLCEVINAVAEPHKIAYAFPELRCSFGGNAIVPDVVVFRWERISRTSSGRIANRFEVHPDWSIEILSPEQSQTKVLGNLLHCSQNGTELGWLIDPDEETVLIVFADQRVQLLRGDTPLPILTEIKLQLTVNQIFEWLIL; this comes from the coding sequence ATGATTCAAACGACCACCCCAAAGTTAACATTAGAGGAATTCCTGCAACAACCGGAAACGAAACCTGCTCAAGAATTTATTAATGGTCAAATTAGACCCAAGCCAATGCCCCAAGGTGAACATAGTTTAATTCAAGGTAAACTCTGTGAGGTGATTAACGCCGTTGCTGAACCTCACAAAATTGCCTATGCGTTTCCTGAATTACGCTGTAGTTTTGGGGGAAATGCAATTGTTCCTGATGTTGTTGTATTCCGATGGGAAAGAATTTCTCGCACCTCTTCCGGTCGAATTGCTAATCGATTCGAGGTTCATCCTGATTGGTCAATTGAAATTTTATCCCCTGAACAAAGTCAAACCAAAGTTTTAGGAAATTTGTTGCATTGTTCCCAAAATGGAACGGAATTAGGATGGTTAATTGACCCCGATGAAGAAACAGTTTTAATTGTATTTGCTGACCAACGGGTACAACTTTTACGGGGAGATACTCCCTTACCTATTTTAACAGAAATTAAGTTACAGTTAACCGTTAATCAAATTTTTGAATGGTTGATTTTGTAA
- the psb35 gene encoding photosystem II assembly protein Psb35: protein MASNTLWIPIAVLVVGFIAAVSIGSIAWYNSKRPPGWEGKERPDYIPKVNSEDEKN, encoded by the coding sequence ATGGCAAGTAATACCCTATGGATTCCGATTGCAGTGCTTGTTGTCGGATTTATTGCGGCAGTCAGCATTGGATCAATTGCTTGGTATAATTCCAAGCGTCCTCCCGGTTGGGAAGGTAAAGAAAGACCGGACTATATTCCTAAAGTCAATTCAGAAGATGAGAAAAATTAA
- a CDS encoding adenosine deaminase has protein sequence MITEFIQQIPKAELHIHIEGSLEPEFMLNLAERNQIKLPFTSVEEIRQAYQFNHLQSFLDLYYLGSRVLLTEQDFYDLTWAYLEKVACQNIRHTEIFFDPQTHTQRGIPFEVVLSGIDQALQAGQKKLGISSRLMLCFLRHLSPESAMEILKQAIPYQDQIIAVGLDSSEQNHPPSQFKDVFEVARNLGFLTVAHAGEEGPPEYIWQAINLLKVSRIDHGVRCIEDPKLVQYLKEKQIPLTVCPLSNVRLKVFPTLQHHNLKTLLDLGLCVTVNSDDPAYFGGYILENFLETQSALNFSFQEIYQLAKNSFLASFLGEQEKHNRIDELDQFMQQFTQKLS, from the coding sequence ATGATCACTGAGTTTATTCAACAGATTCCTAAAGCCGAATTACATATTCATATTGAAGGATCGTTAGAACCGGAATTTATGTTAAATTTAGCTGAACGAAATCAGATTAAATTACCCTTTACTTCGGTGGAGGAAATTCGACAAGCTTACCAGTTTAACCATCTCCAATCTTTTTTAGATTTATATTATTTGGGTTCTAGGGTATTATTGACAGAGCAAGATTTTTATGATTTAACTTGGGCTTATTTGGAAAAAGTAGCTTGTCAAAATATCCGACATACTGAAATATTTTTTGATCCTCAAACCCATACACAACGCGGAATTCCCTTTGAAGTTGTACTGTCAGGTATTGATCAAGCCTTACAAGCAGGACAGAAAAAATTAGGCATTTCTTCTCGGTTAATGTTATGTTTTTTGCGCCATTTAAGTCCAGAGTCTGCGATGGAAATCTTAAAACAAGCGATTCCATATCAAGATCAAATTATAGCAGTAGGATTAGATTCTTCTGAACAAAACCATCCCCCCTCTCAATTTAAAGACGTTTTTGAAGTCGCTAGAAATTTAGGCTTTTTAACCGTTGCTCATGCGGGAGAAGAGGGGCCTCCAGAATATATTTGGCAAGCGATTAATTTATTAAAAGTTTCTCGAATTGATCATGGAGTTCGCTGTATTGAAGATCCAAAGTTAGTCCAGTATTTAAAAGAAAAACAGATTCCTTTAACGGTTTGTCCCTTATCGAACGTGAGGTTAAAGGTTTTTCCAACTTTACAACACCATAATCTCAAAACCCTTCTGGATTTAGGATTATGTGTTACGGTAAATTCTGACGACCCAGCTTATTTCGGAGGGTATATTCTGGAGAATTTTCTCGAAACTCAATCCGCTTTAAACTTCAGTTTTCAAGAGATTTATCAATTGGCTAAGAATTCTTTTTTAGCGTCATTTTTAGGGGAACAGGAAAAGCACAATAGAATTGATGAGTTAGACCAATTTATGCAACAGTTTACACAAAAATTAAGTTAA
- a CDS encoding pentapeptide repeat-containing protein: MTQSPSVDLNVIKRGTIKDLSNMNLSGMDLSGAHLAEVNLSGANLSGANLSGANLQGSQLRANLRGADLSGANLQRADLRNADLRGAILINAEVQEASFIGAFLTGATCGNIDLSGIDFRGADLRGVNLSQGILCQADLRNTNLSGADLSQADLEEANLSGAILRGTNLERANLLCAIVEQTVFLGVILEGACLEGTALGSDQLNT, from the coding sequence ATGACTCAATCCCCATCTGTTGATCTCAATGTTATTAAGCGAGGAACTATTAAAGACCTCAGTAATATGAATTTATCCGGTATGGATTTATCGGGAGCCCATTTAGCTGAGGTAAATTTATCCGGTGCTAATTTATCCGGTGCTAATTTATCCGGTGCTAATTTACAAGGATCTCAACTTCGAGCTAACTTAAGAGGGGCTGATTTATCCGGTGCAAATTTGCAAAGAGCAGACTTAAGAAATGCTGATTTAAGAGGAGCAATTCTGATCAATGCCGAGGTTCAAGAAGCGAGTTTTATCGGGGCATTTTTAACCGGAGCGACCTGTGGAAATATAGATTTAAGTGGAATTGATTTCAGGGGGGCTGATTTACGCGGTGTGAATTTATCTCAAGGAATTTTATGTCAAGCTGATTTAAGAAATACAAATTTATCGGGGGCTGATTTATCTCAAGCTGATTTAGAAGAAGCTAATTTATCTGGTGCTATTCTTCGAGGAACTAATTTAGAACGAGCTAATTTACTTTGTGCCATTGTTGAACAAACTGTATTTTTAGGTGTTATTTTAGAAGGTGCTTGTTTGGAAGGAACAGCGTTAGGAAGCGATCAATTGAACACCTAA
- a CDS encoding glycerol-3-phosphate acyltransferase: protein MYFGVILLLLLGSFSLGALPLTRWVVQLLSGKNLSQLGTGNISVSAAFSQGGKQAGIIAVILEIARGIIPVITAKILFPNTPVLQIVSLILLVAGRYFIAKGGGVTNATWGILVYSPIIAVSSGITGLMIWRVSYLLLPISKSSSRLWASRLGCLSAIFWVWFWHQKSQSPTFSPWELVAVIGLAVELVIINLAQKDDVGLYMKQQYFNLKDKLDIQHCGEKATRLSELKRAGFKVPLGWVLPAINRLEDINIPFKKQIQLTNYPLIIRSSAIGEDSNNSSAAGQYQTIGPIYSPTELQPAIIQCRQSYWNPEAISYRQNQHLPDAGIAVLIQPYLASEVAGVMFTRNPLDGGSQIIIEALRGGAELVVGGQFTPVHLEIEINTLIEELELPSFLPKTVILELVQLAQDIEAFYQGIPQDIEWCWDGVKVWILQTRPITNLRPIWTRTIAAEVIPGVIPPLTWSINRPLTCGVWGELFTLVLGKKVSHLDFKQTATLFASHAYFNASLLGEIFTLMGLPKQGLEFLVRGQKMGKPPLGKLFPSLPGLWRLIQRERHLDQDFKRDLEQLFLPTLQQIESHQSLELLTLTQLLEQSETLQKTLKLATYYNIIAPIGLAIRRSLFKVSDAWIPTHTSPEVASMQALQTLADQIRETFTETEPITHQSFEQKLAENQQFHQQFETWLQTYGYLSEVGTDISVPNWLEQPEIFKEMLFKIIKNVNYRMENLNVSNLNQWEKWRQAQCYERTLTKSKIAEVYGKLLAHLRWTILAIESQAITQGILENSGDIFYLEWDEIKAWIEQNIEPDFIPKVHQRRNIFQEDCDRTILPVVYGTILPKHRLQNIQNAAILQGIPASIGCVEGTIKICRSLTNIIDQTEDKILVVPYTDAGWSPILLTAKAIISEVGGQLSHGAIIAREYGIPAVMNIQGATTSLKDGQRVRVDGYQGTVEILED, encoded by the coding sequence ATGTATTTTGGCGTAATACTATTACTATTATTGGGTAGCTTTAGTTTGGGGGCATTACCCCTAACCCGTTGGGTTGTCCAACTCTTATCTGGGAAAAATTTATCACAATTAGGGACAGGAAATATTAGTGTTTCCGCAGCCTTTTCCCAGGGAGGAAAACAAGCGGGAATCATTGCTGTTATCCTAGAAATAGCACGGGGGATTATTCCAGTAATTACTGCCAAGATTTTATTCCCCAATACTCCAGTTTTGCAAATCGTCAGTTTAATTTTATTAGTCGCAGGACGATATTTTATTGCTAAAGGTGGAGGCGTTACCAATGCAACTTGGGGAATATTAGTCTATTCTCCGATTATTGCCGTCAGTAGCGGAATCACTGGATTAATGATCTGGAGAGTTAGTTATTTATTATTGCCCATTTCTAAGTCTTCTTCTCGACTTTGGGCATCCCGTTTAGGGTGTTTAAGTGCGATATTTTGGGTGTGGTTTTGGCATCAAAAATCCCAATCTCCTACCTTTTCTCCTTGGGAATTGGTGGCAGTGATCGGTTTAGCGGTTGAATTAGTTATCATTAATTTAGCTCAAAAAGATGATGTAGGACTGTATATGAAACAACAATATTTTAACTTAAAAGATAAACTTGATATTCAACACTGTGGCGAAAAAGCAACCCGATTAAGTGAATTAAAACGGGCTGGGTTTAAAGTTCCTTTAGGGTGGGTTTTGCCAGCTATTAACCGTTTAGAAGATATTAATATCCCTTTTAAAAAACAAATTCAATTAACCAATTATCCCTTAATTATCCGTTCTTCTGCTATTGGAGAAGATAGTAACAACTCATCAGCAGCAGGACAATATCAAACCATTGGCCCTATTTATTCTCCGACGGAATTACAACCTGCTATTATTCAATGTCGTCAATCCTATTGGAATCCTGAAGCGATTTCCTATCGTCAAAATCAACACCTTCCTGATGCGGGAATTGCTGTATTAATTCAACCTTATTTAGCCAGTGAAGTTGCAGGCGTGATGTTTACTCGCAACCCCTTAGATGGGGGTTCACAAATTATTATTGAAGCCTTACGAGGGGGGGCAGAATTAGTAGTTGGGGGTCAATTTACTCCGGTACATTTAGAAATAGAAATCAATACCTTAATAGAGGAGTTAGAGCTTCCTAGTTTTTTACCAAAAACAGTTATTTTAGAATTAGTTCAACTCGCCCAAGATATAGAAGCTTTTTATCAAGGTATCCCCCAAGATATTGAATGGTGTTGGGATGGAGTCAAAGTTTGGATTTTGCAAACTCGTCCGATTACTAATTTACGCCCTATTTGGACAAGAACTATCGCAGCAGAAGTCATTCCTGGGGTCATTCCTCCCTTAACCTGGTCAATTAATCGCCCCTTAACCTGTGGGGTTTGGGGTGAACTATTCACCTTAGTTTTAGGAAAAAAAGTTTCCCATTTAGATTTTAAACAAACTGCTACGTTATTCGCTTCCCATGCCTATTTTAATGCCAGTTTATTAGGAGAAATCTTTACGTTAATGGGATTACCTAAACAGGGGTTAGAGTTTTTAGTCCGAGGGCAAAAAATGGGAAAACCTCCCCTGGGTAAACTCTTCCCTTCATTACCCGGTTTATGGCGATTAATTCAACGAGAACGGCATTTAGATCAAGATTTTAAACGAGATTTAGAACAGCTATTTTTACCTACATTACAACAGATTGAATCTCATCAATCTCTTGAATTACTAACCTTAACTCAACTCTTAGAACAATCAGAAACCCTACAAAAAACATTAAAATTAGCGACTTACTATAATATTATTGCACCCATTGGGTTAGCCATTCGTCGAAGCTTATTTAAAGTTTCTGATGCTTGGATCCCTACCCATACTTCCCCAGAAGTTGCTTCAATGCAAGCATTACAAACTCTAGCCGATCAAATTAGAGAAACTTTTACAGAAACCGAACCCATTACTCATCAATCTTTCGAGCAAAAACTCGCAGAAAATCAACAATTTCATCAACAATTTGAAACCTGGTTACAAACCTATGGCTATTTAAGTGAAGTGGGAACCGATATTTCTGTACCGAATTGGTTAGAACAACCAGAAATATTTAAAGAAATGCTATTCAAAATTATCAAAAATGTAAACTACCGCATGGAAAATTTAAACGTTTCTAACTTAAATCAATGGGAAAAATGGCGACAAGCTCAATGTTATGAACGCACGTTAACGAAAAGTAAAATCGCTGAAGTTTATGGGAAACTTTTAGCTCATTTACGATGGACAATCTTGGCTATAGAATCTCAAGCCATTACTCAAGGAATATTAGAGAACTCAGGAGATATCTTTTATTTAGAATGGGATGAAATTAAAGCTTGGATAGAACAGAATATTGAACCCGATTTTATTCCGAAAGTTCATCAACGTCGGAATATTTTTCAAGAAGATTGCGATCGCACAATTCTCCCCGTTGTTTATGGTACTATCTTACCGAAACATCGGTTACAAAATATTCAAAATGCTGCAATTTTACAAGGAATTCCTGCTAGTATTGGCTGTGTGGAAGGAACCATTAAAATTTGTCGTAGTTTAACTAATATTATAGATCAAACAGAGGATAAAATTCTGGTTGTTCCCTACACCGATGCCGGATGGTCGCCCATTTTATTAACCGCAAAAGCGATTATTTCTGAAGTCGGCGGACAACTTTCTCATGGTGCTATTATCGCACGAGAATATGGTATTCCTGCGGTGATGAATATTCAAGGGGCTACTACCTCTTTAAAAGACGGTCAACGAGTTCGAGTTGATGGTTATCAAGGAACTGTTGAAATTTTGGAGGATTAA
- a CDS encoding LmeA family phospholipid-binding protein: MVQALFGSTSFQTQSGDRLVSKVVGTAIAALFKRSEKIEANVRAEPVAKLLQGSVDGFDFIGNGMLMYNGLRIAVMELYVQAVSIDFSAIFTGQVKLRQPTQASLRVVLTEEDLTDSFNTPFVVEKLQRLQYQGEPLKFTQTLMTITPEKALRIQSEILLGNSQEPVQVDFTTQVEVQDRQKIRFVDVQYSGNQEAINLSQALVNHVNDLLDLDKFALDGTQLKVDRLRIQNNSLIFYGSAQINQFPKGKKN, encoded by the coding sequence ATGGTACAGGCTTTGTTTGGAAGCACTTCTTTTCAGACTCAAAGTGGCGATCGCCTCGTCAGCAAGGTTGTCGGGACTGCGATCGCGGCTTTGTTCAAGCGTTCTGAAAAAATTGAAGCCAACGTTCGGGCGGAACCTGTAGCCAAGCTATTGCAGGGAAGCGTCGATGGTTTTGATTTCATCGGAAACGGGATGCTGATGTACAATGGCCTCCGCATTGCAGTCATGGAACTCTATGTGCAAGCGGTGTCTATTGATTTCAGCGCCATTTTTACAGGTCAAGTGAAGTTACGACAACCAACTCAAGCGAGTTTACGGGTCGTGTTAACAGAGGAAGACTTAACGGACTCTTTTAATACCCCGTTTGTAGTCGAAAAACTTCAGCGCCTTCAATATCAGGGAGAACCCTTAAAGTTTACTCAAACTTTAATGACTATTACTCCTGAAAAAGCCCTGCGAATTCAATCAGAAATTCTACTCGGAAATTCACAGGAACCTGTTCAAGTTGATTTTACAACTCAAGTGGAGGTGCAAGACCGTCAAAAAATCCGATTTGTCGATGTCCAATATAGCGGAAATCAGGAGGCTATTAACCTGAGTCAAGCTTTGGTGAACCATGTCAATGATTTATTAGATCTCGACAAGTTCGCCTTAGATGGAACCCAATTAAAGGTTGATCGACTGCGAATTCAAAACAATTCTCTGATTTTTTATGGGTCTGCTCAAATCAACCAATTTCCGAAAGGAAAGAAAAACTAA
- a CDS encoding B12-binding domain-containing radical SAM protein, producing MSASVFDSERLLFSPTPSNLDAIPIIFAFPNEYTVGITSLGYQLVWATLAMRSDVEVSRLFTDVHEPLPQQPKLVGFSFSWELDYVNIFERLEFLNIPLRSVHRTEKHPLIFGGGPVLTANPEPFADFFDIILLGDGENLLGDFIDAYQQVSQESRSTQLRHLALIPGIYIPSLYEVSYDSLEGNIKAIKPVDSNTPPEIQKQTYRGNILSASTVVTEKAAWENIYMVEVVRSCPEMCRFCLASYLTLPFRTASLEASLIPAIERGLQVTRRLGLLGASVTQHPEFDELLNYLTQPKYDDVRLSIASVRTNTVTEKLAKTLAKRDTRTLTIAVESGSDRLRKIINKKLENQEIIQAIINAKNGGLQGMKLYGMVGIPGEELEDVEATIDLMKTLKKAVPGFKLTLGCSTFVPKSHTPFQWFGVNPDAEKRLKLLEKQLKSNNIDFRPESYKWSVIQALLSRGDRRISNLLELVRNYGDSLGSYRRAFKELRGKLPPIEYYVNQNWDLDQVLPWQHLQGPLPVNTLKKHLTDSL from the coding sequence GTGAGTGCTTCTGTTTTTGATTCTGAACGTTTGCTGTTTAGTCCCACACCTTCTAATTTAGATGCCATTCCGATTATTTTTGCTTTTCCCAATGAATATACCGTTGGTATTACCAGTTTAGGATATCAACTGGTTTGGGCGACTTTAGCTATGCGTTCTGATGTAGAAGTAAGTCGTTTATTTACTGATGTGCATGAACCCTTACCTCAACAACCTAAACTCGTCGGTTTTTCCTTTTCTTGGGAACTGGATTACGTTAATATTTTTGAGCGTTTAGAATTCCTCAATATTCCCCTGCGTTCGGTTCATCGGACAGAAAAACATCCCTTGATTTTTGGGGGTGGCCCCGTATTAACTGCTAATCCCGAACCTTTTGCCGATTTTTTTGATATTATTTTACTGGGTGATGGAGAAAATTTATTAGGCGATTTCATAGACGCTTATCAACAGGTTTCTCAGGAATCGCGCTCGACACAATTACGACATTTAGCCCTAATTCCAGGAATTTATATTCCCAGTTTATATGAAGTATCTTATGACAGTTTAGAAGGTAACATTAAAGCCATTAAACCGGTAGATTCTAATACTCCTCCCGAAATCCAAAAACAAACCTATCGCGGAAATATTTTATCCGCTTCAACGGTTGTTACGGAAAAAGCGGCTTGGGAAAATATCTATATGGTGGAAGTGGTTCGCAGTTGTCCTGAAATGTGCCGTTTCTGTTTAGCCAGTTATTTAACTTTACCCTTTAGAACAGCTAGTTTAGAAGCATCTTTAATTCCAGCGATTGAACGGGGACTGCAAGTAACGCGGCGTTTAGGTTTATTAGGTGCGTCCGTCACACAACATCCTGAATTTGATGAATTATTGAATTATTTAACTCAACCGAAATATGATGATGTGCGTTTAAGTATTGCTTCCGTTAGAACAAATACCGTTACCGAAAAATTAGCAAAAACCTTAGCAAAACGAGACACTCGTACCTTGACAATTGCAGTTGAAAGTGGTAGCGATCGCCTACGAAAAATCATCAATAAAAAGTTAGAAAATCAAGAAATTATTCAAGCCATTATTAATGCTAAAAATGGCGGTTTACAGGGGATGAAACTCTATGGCATGGTGGGGATTCCGGGGGAAGAATTAGAGGATGTAGAAGCCACAATAGACCTAATGAAGACGTTAAAAAAAGCAGTACCGGGCTTTAAATTAACGCTCGGTTGTAGTACCTTTGTACCAAAATCTCACACTCCATTTCAGTGGTTTGGGGTGAATCCTGATGCAGAAAAACGACTGAAATTATTAGAAAAACAATTAAAATCCAATAACATTGATTTCCGACCTGAAAGTTATAAATGGTCTGTGATTCAAGCTCTACTTTCTAGGGGCGATCGTCGAATTTCTAATCTTTTAGAATTAGTAAGAAACTATGGAGACTCCCTCGGAAGTTATCGTCGCGCCTTCAAAGAATTACGCGGAAAATTACCCCCAATAGAATATTATGTTAACCAAAATTGGGATTTAGATCAAGTCTTACCTTGGCAACATCTTCAAGGCCCTTTACCCGTCAATACCCTGAAAAAACACCTAACTGACTCCCTGTAG
- a CDS encoding HD domain-containing phosphohydrolase has translation MNPESTLNQLKASLSDGQLPSSYGVYFKNTLVALCHALEDHILQNSDAPPEQQPLVLVTFQEGKWYLQEADRYFDVVQSCRHVVISAVADSGFLTHRTGQLENVSLINLDRSDSLVMEWNLIILAPSYTTMVLCHELMPDEYPAHTKPTIDTERKFYGLWTFDQKLVRESAKILIERFRPYNAELADCLLQQYQEIIATPYHQVPDLTGVVSRIVSYLQSSQQELITVNRQNREFWELEGQAKRISRNITGNKLQAFLRMAQRVDERDQNNPCASLQVAALSETLGQILDLPTVKLRRLQLAGLLYRIGLSSAPDEVFTQSPEEMDDATRKFWSERALIGARLLESMPELAIIRDVVAHQLEYWDGSGKPDGQKGEEINIKARILGLVAYFQSLTHPRGKRHAHSLTEAVEKCQELSGTRFDPALVEALKNVVKLAEIGLIQLPTQPSQLPNVWLEEALSSKSKSPKESKV, from the coding sequence ATGAATCCAGAATCCACGCTCAATCAGCTTAAAGCCTCCCTTTCGGATGGTCAACTGCCTTCTAGTTATGGTGTCTATTTCAAGAATACGCTAGTTGCACTCTGTCATGCACTTGAAGATCACATTTTGCAAAATAGTGATGCACCTCCAGAGCAACAACCTCTTGTGTTAGTGACATTTCAAGAGGGAAAATGGTATCTTCAAGAAGCTGATCGCTATTTTGATGTTGTTCAATCTTGTCGTCATGTTGTGATTAGCGCCGTTGCAGATAGTGGGTTTTTGACCCATCGCACCGGACAGTTAGAAAATGTTTCTTTAATTAATTTAGACCGTTCTGATAGTTTGGTAATGGAGTGGAATTTAATTATTCTAGCTCCGAGTTATACGACAATGGTATTATGCCATGAATTAATGCCTGATGAATATCCGGCTCATACCAAACCCACGATTGATACAGAACGAAAATTTTATGGATTATGGACATTTGATCAAAAATTAGTTCGAGAATCGGCTAAAATTTTAATTGAGCGTTTTCGACCCTATAATGCTGAATTAGCAGATTGTTTATTGCAACAGTATCAGGAAATTATAGCTACACCTTATCATCAAGTTCCTGATTTAACCGGAGTCGTTTCTCGGATTGTCAGTTATTTACAATCTTCTCAACAAGAACTGATTACTGTTAACCGCCAAAACCGCGAATTCTGGGAATTAGAAGGACAAGCAAAACGAATCAGTCGCAATATTACTGGCAATAAATTACAAGCATTTTTAAGAATGGCGCAACGGGTTGATGAACGAGATCAAAATAACCCCTGTGCCTCCTTACAAGTCGCTGCCTTATCAGAAACCCTTGGACAAATTTTAGATCTGCCTACGGTGAAATTAAGGCGGTTACAATTAGCCGGATTATTATATAGAATTGGGTTGTCTTCAGCACCGGATGAAGTATTTACTCAAAGCCCAGAAGAAATGGATGATGCGACTCGCAAGTTTTGGTCAGAACGGGCTTTAATTGGAGCAAGATTATTAGAGTCGATGCCAGAATTAGCAATTATTCGGGATGTAGTTGCTCATCAGTTAGAATATTGGGATGGCAGTGGGAAACCCGATGGGCAAAAAGGAGAAGAAATTAATATTAAAGCTCGAATTTTAGGGTTAGTTGCTTATTTCCAAAGCTTAACTCATCCTAGAGGAAAACGCCACGCCCATAGCTTAACAGAGGCGGTAGAAAAATGTCAGGAGTTGAGTGGAACTCGGTTTGATCCGGCATTAGTTGAAGCCTTGAAAAATGTTGTAAAATTAGCTGAAATTGGATTAATACAATTGCCAACTCAACCCAGCCAATTACCCAACGTTTGGTTAGAGGAAGCCTTAAGTTCAAAATCGAAATCCCCAAAAGAATCTAAAGTTTAA
- a CDS encoding calcium-binding protein: MTLQPNFSSPSTPEPVAMSTGSTTSLVGVNIITITNKNVNRKGEYIGTTNPDYIEVSPFLAPFDFIIYGLEGADTLSGGAGDDSLFGGKGNDSLIGLNSNDIIQGNLGADYINGGNGDDSVFGGQGNDTLLGSAGNDSLAGDKGVNQLTGGFGSDRFAVRSIESENTGSASDFIPDNADVITDFTPGEDVIVVSGVPSFAQLSLVSITPEAVRGIFPSIERTLGGGTLIEVQATGQVIGFLENIEPQQLLTSSFLFFPTSLG, encoded by the coding sequence ATGACCTTGCAACCGAATTTTTCATCCCCATCTACTCCTGAACCTGTCGCAATGTCCACAGGTAGTACAACATCCTTAGTAGGAGTTAATATTATTACAATTACAAATAAAAATGTCAATAGAAAGGGGGAATATATTGGGACGACTAACCCTGATTATATTGAAGTTTCTCCATTTCTAGCCCCCTTTGATTTTATAATTTATGGCTTAGAAGGTGCGGATACCTTATCAGGAGGTGCAGGGGATGATAGTTTATTTGGAGGGAAAGGAAACGATTCTTTAATTGGTTTAAATAGTAATGATATTATCCAAGGAAATTTAGGTGCAGATTATATTAATGGGGGAAATGGAGATGATTCGGTTTTTGGCGGACAGGGAAATGATACTCTTTTGGGTTCAGCCGGAAATGATTCCTTGGCTGGTGATAAAGGGGTAAATCAATTAACAGGAGGATTTGGATCTGATCGCTTTGCAGTTCGTTCTATTGAGTCAGAAAATACAGGTTCAGCATCGGATTTTATTCCCGATAATGCGGATGTGATTACAGATTTTACCCCTGGGGAAGATGTGATTGTCGTCAGTGGTGTTCCTTCCTTTGCTCAACTCAGTTTAGTTTCAATTACCCCTGAAGCTGTCCGAGGTATATTCCCCAGTATTGAACGCACCCTGGGTGGGGGAACCTTAATCGAAGTTCAAGCGACAGGTCAAGTTATCGGATTTTTAGAAAATATTGAACCCCAGCAATTATTAACTTCTTCGTTCCTATTTTTTCCCACTTCTTTAGGTTAG